CTGGCGCAGGCGGCGGCCACGCTGGCCGAGCTCCATCCCGGCCGCCTGCCCTGGATCGCGCTCGGCAGCGGCGAGGCGGTCAACGAGGCCGTCGTCGGACCCTGGCCGGACAAGGCCGAGCGCAACCGCCGGCTCGAGCGCGGCGCGCGGGCGATGCGCGCACTGCTGGCCGGCGAGCGCGTGCACCAGGCCGGGCCGCCGACGGTGTCGCACGCGCGGCTCTGGGTGCGGCCGCCGGCGCCGCTGGCGCTCGTCGGCGCCGCCACCAGCGAGGCCACCGCTCGCTGGCTGGGCGGCTGGGCCGACGGGCTGCTCACCCTGGCGCCCGACGTCGAATCGTTGCGCGCCCTCGTCACCGCCTTCCGCGAAGGCGGGGGCGAGGACAAGCCGGTGCACTTCAAGTTCGACCTTAGCTGGGCGCCCAGCGAAGACGAGGCCGAACGGCAGGCGCATGCGCAATGGCGCTTCAACGCGGTGGACCGCGTCAGCGCCGCCGAATGGCACCAGCCCGAGGACTTCGACGCCGCCACCCGCGGGATGCCCGTGGCCGACATCCGTCGGCATGTCTTCGTCAGCGCGGACCTGCGCGCCCACGCCGACCGGCTGCGCGAGCTGATGGCGCTGGGCCCGGCGTCGATCGACCTGCACCAGGTCGGCCTGTCGCAGGCGGCGTTCATCGAGGCCTTCGGCCGAGAGGTGCTGCCCGCGCTGCGGCGGCCCTGATCGACGGCCCTCGCCGCTACATCACCGTCGCGTGCGGATGCTGGGGTGCTCCAGCGTCTGCGCGATCAGGCGCAGCATGCCGTCGCAATCCTCGCGCGACAGCGGCCCGCCGAGGCAGATGCGCACCGCGTCGGGCGGGCTGCCGTCGGTGCTGAAGGCGGCGCTGGCCACCACCGCCGCGCCCTGGGTGCGCAGGTAGGAGGCGAACTCCACCACGCTCCACGACGAGGCCAGCGGCAGCCACAGGTGGAAGGCCTCCGGCTGGCTGACGAGGCCGTGCGCGCCCAGGTGCTGCTGCGCCAGGGCGTGGCGGGCGATCGACTCGGCGCGCACCGCGTCCAGCACCGCTTCGGCCGTGCCGTCCTCCACCCACCGGGTGGCCAGGCCGCTGGTGATCGGCGAGGCCATGACGTGCAGCGACCGCATGGCGCCGGCCAGCCGCTGCGCCAGGCGTTCCGACGGCGCGCAGACGTAGGCGCTGCGCAGCCCGGCGCCCAGGCACTTGGAGAAGCCGGTGATGTAGTAGGTCAGCTCCGGCGCGAAGGTGGCCACCGGCGGCAGGCGCCGGCGCGGCAGCATGGCGTAGGCGTCGTCCTCGATGATGGGCACGCTGTAGCGCAGCGCCACGTCGGCCAGCCCTTCGCGCCGCCGCGCCGACATGGTCAGCGTGGTCGGGTTGAGGAAGGTGGGGTTGCAGTAGACCGCCTTCGGCGCCAGCGTGCGGCAGGCATGCTCGAAGGCGTCCAGGTCGGGCCCCTCGTCGTCCATCGGCAGCGGGTGCAGCTGCACGCCGAGCTGGGTGGCGATGGCCTTCAGGCCGGGGTAGACCAGCGCGTCGACGCAGATCGATTCGCCCGGCCGGGCGAGCTGCGAGATCAGCGCCGTCAACACGCTGTGGATGCCCGGGCAGACCAGCACCTGGCCGGCGGTGATGCCCGACAGCCGGCGCTTGAGCCAGGCCATGGCGGCGTCGCGG
The sequence above is a segment of the Aquabacterium sp. J223 genome. Coding sequences within it:
- a CDS encoding TIGR03885 family FMN-dependent LLM class oxidoreductase, producing the protein MTRFSYHVSHEQFAPSALLRFVQQAEAAGFDAAFSSDHLQPWGPQQGHSGFSWAWLGAALQATRRLQFSTITVPGGWRYSPVLLAQAAATLAELHPGRLPWIALGSGEAVNEAVVGPWPDKAERNRRLERGARAMRALLAGERVHQAGPPTVSHARLWVRPPAPLALVGAATSEATARWLGGWADGLLTLAPDVESLRALVTAFREGGGEDKPVHFKFDLSWAPSEDEAERQAHAQWRFNAVDRVSAAEWHQPEDFDAATRGMPVADIRRHVFVSADLRAHADRLRELMALGPASIDLHQVGLSQAAFIEAFGREVLPALRRP
- a CDS encoding PLP-dependent aminotransferase family protein, giving the protein MPQLATRWRRRLEASDQPAYVVIPELIAEDLRDGRLAERDRLPTLRELARDLDLHYTTVARAFAEARKRGLIDSRSGSGSWVRRQAAGLPLRNGTAAAMTMNMPPEPTDPALLARLREGAAAALQGADMAELLRYHDFGGSPRDRDAAMAWLKRRLSGITAGQVLVCPGIHSVLTALISQLARPGESICVDALVYPGLKAIATQLGVQLHPLPMDDEGPDLDAFEHACRTLAPKAVYCNPTFLNPTTLTMSARRREGLADVALRYSVPIIEDDAYAMLPRRRLPPVATFAPELTYYITGFSKCLGAGLRSAYVCAPSERLAQRLAGAMRSLHVMASPITSGLATRWVEDGTAEAVLDAVRAESIARHALAQQHLGAHGLVSQPEAFHLWLPLASSWSVVEFASYLRTQGAAVVASAAFSTDGSPPDAVRICLGGPLSREDCDGMLRLIAQTLEHPSIRTRR